The Pollutimonas sp. M17 sequence ACCGCCAATGGCACGACAGGCTGCTGGACTACCGCGAGGGCCAGGAACCCGGCTTCGGCGCGGTGTGGGTCACGTATTTCCCCACCCACATGATAGAGCTCTACCCGCATGTGGTCGTGCTGTCGACGCTGCATCCGGTCAGCCCGCAGGAAACCCTGAACATCGTTGAGTTCTACTACCCGGAAGACATCGCCGCCTTCGAGCGCGAATTCGTGCTGGCGCAGCGCGCCGCCTATATGGAAACGGCAATCGAGGACGACGAGATCGCCGAGCGCATGGATGCCGGCCGCCGCGCCCTGATGCGTCGCGGCGCCGACGAGGCCGGCCCCTACCAATCGCCCATGGAAGACGGCATGCGGCACTTCCATGAATGGTACCGCCGCATGATGAACGAGACGGGCGCCTGAGCGCCCGTTTCTTTTACCGCGAGGTGGACAGCAAGCGGATGCCAGCCCGCTCGGCGTGGGGGCTATTTAGTAATCTGCGGAGCGCGCCACCGGGCGGGAGGGATCGCTGCACCATTCGCTCCAGGAACCGGGATACAGGGCCGAACCGTTCAGGCCGGCCAGTTCCATGGCGAACAGGTTATGGCAGGCCGTGATGCCCGAGCCGCATTGATGCACCACCTGAGCCGCCGGCCGCCCTTCCAGCAAGGCCTCGAACTCGCCGCGCAACTCGGCGGGCGTCTTGAAGCGCCCGTCGTCCCGCAGGTTCATTGAATTGGGACGGTTCAGGGCGCCCGGAATATGGCCGGCCACCGGGTCCATGGGCTCGGTTTCGCCGCGATAGCGGTTGGCGGCACGCGCATCGACCACGGTGAACGCGGGATTTTCCAGGTTTTCAAGGACCGCCCTTGCATCGACCGTAGGCATCGCGGCCGCCGCGGGCGCCTCCAGGCTTTGGACCGCCTGCGCCTCGGTGACCGAGGCGCTGCGCACGCCGGTTTCGCTCGCGCCCCCGGCGGCCAGCCAGGCCGGCCAGCCGCCATCCAGGATGGCGACATTCTCGTGGCCCAGCCAGCGCAGCATCCACCACAGGTGCGAGGCGAACATGCTGTTGCCTCCGTCGTAGACGACCACCTGCGACTGCCGGGTCAGGCCCTGCAAGCGCATCAGGATCGCGAAATCGCCGCGCCCGGGCAAAGGGTGGCGCCCGTTGCTGCCCGTTTTCGCCGCGGACAACTGGGTTTCATGATCCAGAAACAAGGCGCCCGGAATATGCCCCTGCTCGTATGCCCGGCGGCCGGCCTGATGGTCGGCCAGGTCGTGCCGGACGTCGAAAACAAGCCAATCCCGCGCGGGCAGCTCCCGGCGAAGCTCGTCAGCGCTGATCAATAATTTATACACTTCGTGTCTCCTGTTTCTGGCCGCCGTCCCCGGCGGCCTGCTGGCTCAGCGCAGTCTGGCCGCGCATGATGCGATCCTCGCTGTACGTTCGCCAGATCGAGAGCAGGCCCGAGGCAATGATGAGCGCCATTCCAGCCCACGCCACCGGGTCGGGCAGATCGCCCCAAAAGACGATGCCCAGCAAGGCCGCGAAGATAATGGTTGTATATTGCAGCGCCGCCGTCAATAGCGCCGAACCGAGGCCGAAAGCGCGCGTCATCGCCAGCTGCCCCACCAGTCCCAGCACGCCCACGCCGGTCAGCGCGAGCCAGGCGGCCAGGCCGATGTCCTTCCAGCCTTCGAACGCCAGCCCCACCAGGCTGGTCAGGCACACGCAGCATGAAAAAATGAAGACGGTACGCCATTCGGGTTCGCCCACCCGGCCCAGCTGGCGTATCTGCATCATGGCCACCGCTGACAGGCCGCCGGCGCCCAGGCCCAGCGCGGCCGGAAGAAACTGATCGTGCGCAATGCTGGGGCGCAGCACGGCGATGACGCCGAGAAACCCCAGCAACACCGCCAATATCCGCAAGGGATCGCGCTGAGTGCCGCCCCAGCCCAGCATCCAGCCCGCAATGAACAGAGGGGCGGTGTAGTTCAGGCTGATGGCGGTGGAAAGAGGCAGGTGGGAAATGGCGAAGAAGCCCAGCCACATGGACGAGATGCCCGAGACATTGCGCCAGACATGCAACTTCCAGCTTGCCGGGACGAGGCTGCGATGCGTGTAGCGGGTCCAGACATAGAGCAGCAGGACCGATGGCACGCCCCGAAAAAGAATGACGTGCGGCAGCGTTGCGCCGTAATCCGAGGCAACCTTCACGCAGGCCCCCATGCCAGCAAACATCACACTCGCCAGTAACATCCACAGAGACTGCATGAACTCAACCGAAAACCTGATTAAAACCGCCAAGCCGCTACTATACTCTGATGCTGAAAAAATTATGGTCGCCGCGGCTTTAAATCCGGGAACCGCCCTCCATATGGATAGTCCAAGGTTTTGCTCGCATTATTCGGAAAACTTAAAACATGAAACGAATCTTTTTATTCCTGCTGACCAATATCGCCGTCATGGTCGTGCTCAGCGCTTCCATGAACGTACTGGGCGTGGGCCGCTTCCTTACCGCCAACGGCCTGGACCTGACCCAATTGCTGATTTTCTCGGCGCTGGTGGGCTTTACCGGCTCGATCATTTCCCTGCTGATCAGCAAATGGATGGCCAAGCAGTCCACCGGCGCCCGCGTCATCGACCCGCAGGCGCCCGCCAACGCGCGTGAAGCGTGGCTGCTGGACACCGTACACCAGCTTGCCGACCGGGCCGGCATCGGCCGGCCTGAAGTCGCCATCTACGACGGCGCGCCCAAT is a genomic window containing:
- a CDS encoding DMT family transporter, which gives rise to MQSLWMLLASVMFAGMGACVKVASDYGATLPHVILFRGVPSVLLLYVWTRYTHRSLVPASWKLHVWRNVSGISSMWLGFFAISHLPLSTAISLNYTAPLFIAGWMLGWGGTQRDPLRILAVLLGFLGVIAVLRPSIAHDQFLPAALGLGAGGLSAVAMMQIRQLGRVGEPEWRTVFIFSCCVCLTSLVGLAFEGWKDIGLAAWLALTGVGVLGLVGQLAMTRAFGLGSALLTAALQYTTIIFAALLGIVFWGDLPDPVAWAGMALIIASGLLSIWRTYSEDRIMRGQTALSQQAAGDGGQKQETRSV
- a CDS encoding sulfurtransferase, with product MYKLLISADELRRELPARDWLVFDVRHDLADHQAGRRAYEQGHIPGALFLDHETQLSAAKTGSNGRHPLPGRGDFAILMRLQGLTRQSQVVVYDGGNSMFASHLWWMLRWLGHENVAILDGGWPAWLAAGGASETGVRSASVTEAQAVQSLEAPAAAAMPTVDARAVLENLENPAFTVVDARAANRYRGETEPMDPVAGHIPGALNRPNSMNLRDDGRFKTPAELRGEFEALLEGRPAAQVVHQCGSGITACHNLFAMELAGLNGSALYPGSWSEWCSDPSRPVARSADY